A genome region from Penicillium psychrofluorescens genome assembly, chromosome: 3 includes the following:
- a CDS encoding uncharacterized protein (ID:PFLUO_005034-T1.cds;~source:funannotate) encodes MSSTTPETGPNDWETPQVFQRNKLPPRAYFIPKTSLSLNGRWRFNFAPSPLLAPSPASDGHDEPTDWTTITVPGHWQLQGHGSPNYTNTILPFPVDPPFVPSQNPTGTYQRSFTVPPDWDPSSQLRLRFDGVDSAYHLWVNGNEVGYAQGSRNPAEFDVSKFISRTAPNDLVVRVYQWSDGSYIEDQDQWWLSGIFRDVTLLAFPSEARIEDFFVKTEFDESYDNAVLKVTVNLTITAPVLLEATLRGSLKTQHVLGYDEATQSESGSIMLNIPVESPRKWTAETPNLYDLQISLRSVTDETNTLQEIKHRVGFRQVEIIKGNITVNGSPVLFRGVNRHDHHPLFGRAVPLSFLREDLLLMKRHNINSVRCCHYPSQPKLYELCDELGLWVMDEADLECHGFYDAVARPLDIPESMNYEQRKNLTFDKAAQFTSNNPEWKDAYIDRAIQMVQRDKNHACVVIWSLGNEAFYGQNHQHMYDYIKTTDPSRPIHYEGDMEARTVDMFSYMYPSVNRITKLAVEEGDDFVKPIVLCEYAHAMGNAPGGLEEYMEAFRQHRRLQGGWIWEWANHGLWDEKRGFYGYGGDFDDTPNDGTFVLDGLCFSNHTPTPGLVELRKAYAPLHAWYANGTIFIENRLDFSALDHLQAVYQVEILGEESTIIATGSLNLPTVKAGKRAEVQFNQELPDVEEGETWLTVSFQNKHLSPWAPSGHEVAWFQHPIKTPAVKPRSFPEFPVQFESTRSAHTVKGSGFSLCFSRSTGGLTSWTVNGHQLLDPDSKTGVALSPGFWRPSTDNDTKSGTIDERRRYGLDDMRVQLRNMHISRVDHTRLKIVTEAWLAPPVLAWGFLVTTTYTIAGDGSLTVSVHVKPKGPMPKDLPRMGLDLRLVDELDNAKWFGLGPGESYADKKRSQKLGVYKATTAQLHTAYEVPQEGGNRTETRWVQLSDHRGWGLRVFRDPVQTDKDTASCFQWAASRYSTEQIETAKHPCDLVPEKTVLVRIDAESSGVGTGACGPTTLPKYLVACEEREFQFQFVPSFSEGF; translated from the exons ATGTCCAGCACTACCCCCGAAACAGGGCCCAATGACTGGGAAACCCCTCAAGTCTTCCAGCGAAACAAACTTCCTCCCCGTGCCTATTTCATTCCCAAAACATCCCTGTCCTTGAACGGCCGATGGAGGTTTAACTtcgctccttctcctctgctgGCGCCCAGTCCGGCCAGTGACGGACATGATGAACCAACAGACTGGACAACCATCACCGTTCCGGGCCACTGGCAACTCCAAGGACACGGCAGTCCCAACTACACGAATACAATACTCCCATTTCCTGTTGACCCGCCGTTCGTTCCGAGCCAAAATCCCACGGGCACATACCAACGATCCTTCACTGTGCCGCCGGATTGGGATCCGTCCTCGCAGCTGCGTCTTCGTTTCGACGGAGTGGACAGCGCGTACCATCTCTGGGTGAATGGGAACGAAGTTGGATATGCGCAAGGTAGTCGCAATCCTGCTGAGTTTGACGTCTCCAAATTCATCAGCCGTACTGCACCAAATGACTTGGTAGTGCGTGTCTACCAATGGTCTGATGGATCTTATATCGAGGATCAGGACCAATGGTGGCTTTCCG GCATCTTTCGCGACGTCACGTTGCTTGCGTTCCCATCTGAGGCTCGTATAGAGGATTTCTTTGTCAAGACGGAGTTTGACGAGTCATACGACAACGCTGTTCTGAAGGTGACAGTGAATTTGACCATCACGGCACCTGTCCTGTTAGAGGCAACTCTACGGGGGTCATTGAAAACGCAACACGTGCTCGGATATGATGAGGCGACACAGAGCGAGTCTGGAAGCATCATGTTGAATATCCCAGTGGAATCACCAAGAAAGTGGACAGCAGAAACACCCAATCTTTATGACCTCCAGATTTCCCTGCGGTCTGTGACAGACGAGACAAATACActccaggagatcaagcacAGGGTTGGATTCCGGCAGGTGGAGATTATCAAAGGAAACATCACCGTCAATGGCTCCCCAGTCCTCTTCCGTGGTGTCAACCGCCACGATCATCATCCGCTTTTTGGCCGGGCGGTGCCATTGTCATTCCTCCGAGAGGATCTTCTCCTCATGAAGCGCCACAACATCAACTCTGTGCGGTGCTGCCACTACCCATCTCAGCCTAAACTGTATGAGCTCTGCGATGAGCTCGGTCTCTGGGTGATGGACGAAGCGGATCTTGAATGCCACGGGTTCTACGATGCAGTGGCCCGCCCGCTCGATATTCCCGAGTCGATGAACTacgagcagcgcaagaaTTTGaccttcgacaaggccgcTCAATTCACGTCGAACAATCCAGAGTGGAAAGATGCCTACATTGATCGCGCCATTCAAATGGTCCAGCGTGACAAGAATCACGCCTGTGTCGTGATTTGGTCACTGGGAAATGAAGCGTTCTATGGTCAAAACCATCAGCACATGTACGACTATATCAAGACTACAGACCCGAGCAGACCTATCCATTACGAGGGAGACATGGAGGCCCGGACAGTTGATATGTTTTCTTATATGTACCCATCCGTGAATCGGATTACCAAACTGGCCGTTGAGGAAGGAGACGATTTTGTCAAACCGATTGTGCTCTGCGAATATGCCCACGCGATGGGCAATGCACCTGGTGGACTGGAAGAGTACATGGAGGCTTTCCGCCAGCATCGCCGGCTGCAAGGAGGTTGGATTTGGGAGTGGGCCAACCATGGCTTGTGGGATGAGAAACGGGGGTTCTACGGTTATGGAGGAGATTTTGATGATACTCCCAACGATGGAACCTTTGTGCTGGACGGCCTTTGCTTTAGCAATCATACGCCGACTCCCGGCTTGGTTGAACTACGCAAGGCATATGCTCCGCTCCATGCATGGTATGCCAACGGTACAATCTTCATTGAGAATCGGCTGGACTTTTCTGCGCTGGACCATTTGCAAGCGGTTTATCAGGTCGAGATATTAGGAGAAGA ATCTACCATCATTGCGACCGGCAGCCTCAACCTTCCAACTGTTAAGGCTGGGAAGCGTGCGGAAGTGCAATTCAACCAAGAATTGCCcgatgtggaagaaggagagacCTGGCTGACCGTCAGCTTTCAAAACAAACACCTCTCGCCGTGGGCTCCAAGTGGGCATGAAGTGGCTTGGTTCCAGCATCCTATCAAGACTCCCGCCGTCAAACCTCGTTCTTTCCCCGAATTCCCCGTTCAGTTCGAGTCCACTCGCAGTGCGCATACAGTCAAAGGCTCCGGTTTTAGCTTATGCTTCTCACGTTCAACCGGTGGCTTGACGAGTTGGACAGTGAATGGCCATCAACTACTCGACCCAGACTCTAAGACCGGAGTGGCACTGTCTCCAGGCTTCTGGCGACCTTCAACAGATAATGATACTAAGTCCGGGACCATTGACGAGCGACGTCGGTACGGACTAGATGATATGCGAGTGCAGCTGCGAAATATGCACATCTCGCGAGTCGACCACACTCGCCTCAAGATCGTGACTGAGGCTTGGCTGGCACCTCCGGTCCTCGCCTGGGGGTTCCTAGTGACTACCACCTATACGATCGCTGGGGATGGGTCACTGACTGTCTCGGTACACGTCAAGCCTAAGGGGCCAATGCCCAAGGACTTGCCTCGAATGGGCCTGGATTTACGCCTGGTCGACGAACTTGACAATGCCAAATGGTTTGGACTGGGTCCCGGCGAGTCCTACGCGGACAAAAAGCGTTCTCAGAAACTGGGTGTCTACAAGGCTACTACAGCGCAGCTCCACACGGCGTATGAAGTGCCGCAAGAGGGCGGAAACAGAACGGAGACCCGCTGGGTGCAACTCAGCGACCACAGAGGATGGGGTCTTAGGGTCTTCCGAGACCCCGTGCAGACGGACAAGGATACCGCGAGTTGCTTCCAATGGGCTGCATCGCGCTATAGCACGGAGCAGATCGAGACCGCCAAACACCCCTGTGATCTCGTTCCAGAGAAGACGGTGCTTGTGCGAATTGATGCCGAGTCCAGCGGTGTGGGAACTGGTGCTTGTGGACCGACGACTTTGCCGAAGTACCTCGTTGCCTGCGAGGAGCGGGAGTTTCAGTTTCAGTTTGTTCCATCTTTCAGCGAGGGATTTTAG
- a CDS encoding uncharacterized protein (ID:PFLUO_005035-T1.cds;~source:funannotate), whose product MTSEAARQIPEPKGKSRRTESTSGPAPKKRRKRTVVSGAPDDCFACSKRGARCDRRRPYCTQCLDLGRECSGYKTTLTWGVGVASRGKLRGQKLPVMESGNAPSGSAAKPEPPATSSTPSHPAPTAPVPTMVSTEPPPPQTAPDGSDMSNNLAWTMDMPDPHTWSNASTAPPKISGLPSPHRSVIPNQPASTLGIETSPQYAPESSPTYATATPTWQVAHPWLVQNITPPSQETDEEEIKDLDHSIMWNAGHQPSLSQLLLARSIGRTPRLRYLISYYSEVIAPMIVAFDTPTNPFRTHVLRLAQESEALQEAIATLATSNLRQKRLRNHTSTERTLPARMSSLAHRALTDEDFQDRYGISIPEGYAREENHHRGMAVKALNADLADPQRRLSDSVLATLLVLCLFHGCDTGVAEFRTQFAGVTRLLAIRMRHSPVITEEMKWFIRMFSWFDTLTATTNDRDVQLRGACLDISSRTDGEWGLENLAGCDGRLFKLITQLGRLNILSQNQQSEVPAPADVSVATTSLPPNMLHPGWEEVVPASGAAMDPSFGMPFPMPQNTDLIRRPSSPDFWTEWYSLRQRLESWRFDPPTEPSFPSSPLDTSVMSWNTANYISPPSSPTARYTVAPENIQDVFQISECFRHAALLYCERLAEPTLPSRHPRIQHIVQLAMHCICAVQSDVYLLWPLFIVGSECVQDDHRTTIRNRCKDISKDSGFVNNLSCLELLEKIWSEHSDESSFPVYPADLDPSQLPGPPTTQAFRWSRVMQAKRGDGEYMVA is encoded by the coding sequence ATGACCTCTGAGGCTGCTCGCCAGATACCAGAGCCCAAAGGCAAGTCACGCCGCACCGAGTCGACGTCTGGCCCGGCTCCGAAAAAACGACGCAAGAGGACCGTCGTCAGCGGTGCTCCCGACGACTGTTTCGCTTGCTCCAAACGAGGAGCTCGATGCGACCGACGCCGACCGTACTGCACGCAGTGtctcgaccttggccgcgAATGTTCTGGATATAAAACCACGTTGACATggggggttggggttgccAGTCGGGGGAAGCTGCGGGGCCAGAAACTGCCGGTGATGGAGTCAGGTAATGCCCCGTCGGGGAGCGCGGCGAAGCCAGAGCCGCCCGCGACCTCGAGCACACCCAGTCATCCTGCACCGACAGCACCTGTGCCGACAATGGTCAGTACTGAACCGCCTCCGCCACAAACGGCACCGGACGGATCGGATATGTCGAACAATCTGGCTTGGACGATGGACATGCCGGATCCGCATACATGGTCTAATGCATCAACCGCGCCCCCGAAGATTTCAGGGCTTCCATCGCCACATCGATCAGTGATACCCAATCAGCCAGCATCAACTCTTGGAATCGAGACTTCGCCTCAGTATGCGCCTGAATCCAGCCCGACATATGCTACTGCCACCCCGACGTGGCAGGTTGCCCATCCGTGGCTTGTTCAAAATATTACGCCACCCTCACAAGAgaccgacgaggaggagataAAAGACCTGGATCACTCTATTATGTGGAACGCGGGTCACCAGCCATCACTATCCCAGCTTCTCCTGGCGCGCTCGATAGGGCGAACGCCTCGCCTCCGCTACCTGATCAGCTACTATTCCGAAGTCATCGCTCCCATGATCGTGGCCTTTGATACTCCAACGAACCCGTTTCGTACTCACGTTCTTCGCTTGGCTCAAGAAAGTGAGGCTCTGCAGGAGGCAATTGCAACGCTGGCCACCAGCAATCTGCGGCAGAAGCGATTGCGCAATCACACATCTACAGAGAGAACACTACCTGCGCGTATGTCCTCTTTGGCCCACCGTGCTCTCACAGACGAGGATTTCCAAGACCGGTATGGCATCTCAATTCCGGAAGGGTATGCCCGGGAAGAAAATCACCACCGGGGGATGGCCGTGAAGGCTCTCAACGCAGACCTGGCGGATCCACAGCGCAGACTGTCAGACTCGGTACTGGCGACGTTACTGGTTCTGTGTCTCTTTCATGGCTGCGATACAGGGGTAGCCGAGTTTCGCACACAGTTTGCCGGGGTCACGAGACTACTGGCTATCCGGATGCGCCACTCTCCCGTAATCACTGAGGAGATGAAATGGTTCATCCGCATGTTTTCCTGGTTTGACACGTTGACAGCGACGACCAACGACCGTGATGTCCAGCTCCGTGGCGCCTGTCTCGATATCAGCTCCCGGACTGATGGAGAATGGGGACTTGAAAATTTGGCGGGCTGCGACGGTCGCCTCTTCAAGTTGATCACCCAGTTGGGGCGCCTGAACATACTCAGTCAGAACCAACAGTCCGAGGTACCTGCGCCGGCTGATGTTTCTGTGGCCACCACGTCGCTGCCACCAAATATGCTTCATCCCGGGTGGGAAGAGGTCGTGCCCGCCTCGGGGGCTGCAATGGATCCTAGCTTTGGGATGCCATTCCCCATGCCTCAGAATACAGATCTGATAAGacggccttcttctccggaCTTTTGGACTGAATGGTACTCGCTCCGGCAGCGGCTCGAGTCCTGGCGATTCGACCCACCCACTGAACCGTCATTCCCCTCTTCACCGCTGGACACCTCGGTGATGTCATGGAATACCGCCAATTACATCTCCCCACCTTCATCCCCGACTGCTCGATATACCGTGGCGCCCGAGAACATCCAGGACGTGTTTCAAATCTCTGAATGCTTCCGCCACGCGGCTCTCCTCTACTGTGAGCGACTAGCAGAACCGACGCTCCCATCACGACATCCACGCATCCAGCACATCGTCCAGCTGGCCATGCACTGCATCTGTGCAGTACAGTCGGACGTCTACCTGCTCTGGCCATTGTTCATTGTCGGGTCAGAGTGCGTTCAGGACGACCACCGCACGACCATCCGCAACCGTTGCAAGGATATCTCGAAAGATTCCGGCTTCGTGAACAATCTCTCCTGTCTAGAattgctggagaagatctggtCCGAGCACTCGGATGAGTCTTCGTTCCCTGTTTACCCGGCTGATCTCGATCCATCGCAATTGCCAGGTCCTCCTACCACCCAAGCATTCCGCTGGTCTCGCGTGATGCAGGCCAAACGGGGTGACGGGGAATATATGGTGGCATGa
- a CDS encoding uncharacterized protein (ID:PFLUO_005036-T1.cds;~source:funannotate): MKPSACFGPLVAALVYSHPALAANQSDSEPTLQLSTDSAFNFQYLIALGNALTGGSDIDPVLGVAKNIKAGDMASYSEQFHKLANETKAQAENPENAYDPINVRDTWFSASHYFRRTDFYLHANWSNPLINSLWAEQTAAFNKAMAALPVPGKRVRIPAKEGNFTIEAIWFGAPNSENRKLPTLVVGNGYDAAQEDSYHYFVAKALERGWNCITYEGPGQPTVRREQNIGFIPDWEKVVTPVMDYLLSEKAHVVQPDKVVLIGNSMGGYLAARAAAFEKRLAAAVLVDGVWDLYASFTQQLPSELLAIYEAGNYTQFDKTIFSLRRSGKLSTTAAWGLDQGLWSFYTHSPSDFLTQSKQYRLKDVVDRIDMPIFDGAGEYDALTTGQAIEVKKALGNKATLHQFNGVAGYHCQTGALQELTRTMFAWIHKTLGNP, translated from the coding sequence ATGAAACCCTCTGCATGTTTCGGCCCTCTTGTGGCTGCATTGGTTTACTCCCATCCAGCGCTCGCAGCCAACCAGTCCGACAGTGAACCCACGCTGCAGTTGAGTACAGACTCTGCGTTCAACTTTCAGTACCTCATTGCGCTCGGCAACGCGCTCACTGGAGGATCGGATATCGACCCCGTTCTGGGCGTGGCCAAAAATATCAAAGCGGGCGATATGGCCTCGTATAGCGAACAATTCCACAAGCTGGCCAACGAAACAAAGGCGCAGGCAGAGAATCCAGAAAATGCCTATGATCCGATCAACGTGAGAGACACCTGGTTCTCGGCTTCGCATTACTTCCGCCGCACGGACTTTTACCTCCACGCCAACTGGAGTAATCCGCTCATCAACAGCCTGTGGGCCGAGCAGACTGCCGCTTTCAACAAGGCCATGGCTGCATTGCCAGTCCCTGGTAAGCGTGTTCGCATTCCTGCCAAGGAGGGAAATTTCACCATTGAGGCGATCTGGTTTGGCGCCCCGAATAGCGAAAATCGCAAGCTGCCAACCTTGGTGGTCGGAAACGGATACGATGCGGCCCAAGAAGATTCCTACCACTACTTTGTCGCAAAGGCATTAGAACGTGGATGGAACTGTATCACCTACGAAGGTCCCGGCCAGCCCACTGTGCGTCGAGAGCAAAACATTGGTTTCATCCCAGATTGGGAGAAAGTGGTCACTCCAGTCATGGACTATCTCCTCTCTGAAAAGGCGCATGTCGTGCAACCGGACAAGGTGGTGCTGATCGGAAACTCGATGGGTGGTTATTTGGCAGCCCGTGCCGCGGCTTTCGAAAAGCgactggcggcggcggtccTTGTGGACGGAGTGTGGGATCTCTATGCTTCATTTACGCAGCAATTGCCATCTGAGCTCCTGGCTATCTACGAGGCGGGCAATTACACGCAATTCGACAAGACGATCTTTTCCCTGCGGAGATCGGGAAAGCTCTCCACAACCGCTGCTTGGGGCCTGGACCAAGGCCTCTGGTCATTTTACACACACTCCCCCTCTGATTTTCTCACCCAGAGTAAACAGTATCGACTGAAGGATGTTGTCGACAGAATTGATATGCCAATTTTTGACGGCGCCGGTGAATATGATGCTTTGACCACAGGGCAGGCCATAGAGGTTAAGAAGGCTCTAGGCAACAAGGCTACTCTGCATCAGTTCAACGGGGTTGCTGGTTACCATTGTCAGACCGGCGCTCTTCAAGAGCTGACGAGAACCATGTTTGCATGGATCCACAAGACTCTGGGAAACCCTTGA
- a CDS encoding uncharacterized protein (ID:PFLUO_005037-T1.cds;~source:funannotate): MGRQLSSARGFYEVLIPVYSSQPQNSALPLAVSAVASKVLSLWRHDHSRSPQENYTRAVNCLRSTIQDRDECGKPATTLAILSLQLYENISSVYGLRSGTRIHHDGAVSLLPFLDSNSTNRVTNKYIRGFILHTEICSAMRQERRLQGIVHPWLEGKNRMDAPENLSSVLDNIGASVAELQARYIQLVTKRGIMASLPALREIRMEARRIDDRLLSWTRNVPENWLPLKVISGQHIDPSIPTYRSICEIYPTCSVATIWNLWRVQRLLIIKISLGALNSLSTHGADGLTSDELLSMQEDIVEYIDTFQSLVDSICYSVPFYLGNRMTPLNMADFDDPAILLPSCDFLVHGDEALLNERMNDSQASKDGHRRHIHAQGPWHVMTPLSRLLTFFLDDCGQLLATFLRPGQQEWIREQFLRVTTLLHLPSMQAGDGKEELQLSNLLPQGSEDTRVERLAKDIRQGFTFMSGP; encoded by the coding sequence ATGGGCCGCCAATTATCCTCCGCGCGAGGCTTCTATGAAGTGCTGATTCCAGTCTACTCCTCTCAACCGCAAAATTCAGCACTTCCTCTGGCAGTTTCAGCGGTGGCGTCAAAAGTCCTGTCTTTATGGCGACACGATCACTCCCGGTCACCCCAGGAGAATTATACCCGAGCGGTCAATTGTCTTCGGAGCACGATCCAGGATCGCGATGAATGTGGTAAGCCAGCGACTACGCTGGCAATCCTGTCCCTCCAGCTATACGAAAACATTTCTTCGGTATACGGCCTCCGCTCAGGCACACGGATACACCACGATGGTGCAGTGTCGTTGCTCCCATTTTTAGATTCCAACTCTACCAATCGGGTGACCAACAAGTATATTCGCGGATTTATCCTTCACACCGAGATCTGCTCCGCCATGCGCCAGGAGCGTCGTTTACAGGGCATTGTGCATCCATGGCTGGAAGGCAAAAATCGAATGGATGCACCGGAGAACCTGAGCTCGGTTCTAGACAACATAGGTGCATCGGTTGCCGAATTACAAGCGAGATACATCCAGCTAGTAACAAAAAGGGGCATCATGGCATCGCTGCCAGCTCTCAGAGAGATCAGAATGGAGGCAAGACGCATTGATGATCGGCTGCTGAGCTGGACACGAAACGTGCCAGAGAATTGGCTCCCGCTGAAAGTAATAAGTGGACAACACATCGATCCTTCAATTCCCACTTATCGCTCTATCTGTGAAATCTATCCTACATGTTCAGTTGCGACAATCTGGAATTTATGGCGCGTTCAACGCCTCTTGATCATTAAGATCTCCCTCGGCGCGCTAAATTCTCTCTCAACGCACGGGGCAGATGGCCTCACAAGCGATGAACTACTGTCAATGCAGGAGGATATTGTCGAGTATATAGATACTTTCCAAAGTCTGGTGGACTCCATATGCTACAGCGTCCCATTCTACCTTGGCAATCGAATGACACCACTGAACATGGCCGACTTTGACGACCCGGCGATTCTGCTTCCCAGTTGCGATTTCTTAGTTCATGGCGACGAGGCTCTGTTGAATGAGAGAATGAATGACTCACAGGCTTCGAAAGATGGGCACAGGCGCCATATTCACGCCCAAGGACCCTGGCACGTCATGACGCCGCTAAGCCGTCTGCTCACATTCTTCCTGGATGACTGTGGACAGCTACTGGCGACCTTCCTCAGACCAGGACAACAAGAGTGGATCCGTGAGCAGTTCTTGCGTGTCACTACATTGCTTCATCTCCCATCAATGCAGGCTGGTGATGGCAAGGAAGAATTGCAACTTTCAAACTTGTTACCTCAAGGTTCTGAAGACACCCGAGTTGAGCGTCTTGCGAAAGACATCAGGCAAGGCTTTACCTTTATGAGTGGGCCCTGA